A genomic region of Podarcis raffonei isolate rPodRaf1 chromosome 13, rPodRaf1.pri, whole genome shotgun sequence contains the following coding sequences:
- the LOC128400056 gene encoding olfactory receptor 14A16-like — MTEMREMANQSTPTEFHLMGFSETRDMQILHSAIFLFIYLTALVGNSLIITAVALDRHLHSPMYFFLINLSLLDVCSISNTVPKSITISLTNNNMISFAGCVTQVFLVVTFVGGELALLTVMAYDRYVAICRPLQYTLIMNWDACMQMVAASWISNLIHAVLETSFTFVLNFCGTNIIGQYFCDIPQLQKISCSDTNVNQVLIFVLGFFIDSFCFAFIFASYGYIFSAVLRIPSVQGRYKAFSTCTPHLTVFSLFITTGVFSYMRPKALSSPTVDLVSAVLYTVLPPVLNPIIYSLRNKDIQLAVWQIPRKLKHLIA, encoded by the coding sequence ATGACAGAAATGAGAGAAATGGCTAACCAATCTACTCCAACAGAGTTCCATCTCATGGGGTTTTCTGAAACTCGTGATATGCAGATTTTGCATTCTGCAATATTTCTCTTCATTTACTTAACAGCCTTAGTAGGAAATTCTCTCATCATCACAGCTGTGGCCCTAGACCGCCACCTTCACAGCCCGATGTACTTCTTTTTGATCAACCTGTCATTGCTTGATGTTTGCTCCATTTCCAATACTGTACCCAAATCCATCACCATTTCATTGACAAACAACAACATGATTTCTTTTGCCGGATGTGTCACACAGGTCTTCTTAGTGGTCACATTTGTTGGTGGGGAGCTTGCCTTGCTCACTGTTATGGCTTATGACCGTTATGTAGCAATCTGTCGTCCACTGCAATATACCTTAATCATGAATTGGGATGCCTGCATGCAAATGGTAGCTGCTTCCTGGATAAGCAACCTGATTCATGCAGTATTGGAAACCAGTTTTACTTTCGTGCTAAATTTCTGTGGGACCAATATCATTGGACAATATTTTTGTGACATTCCTCAATTGCAAAAGATTTCTTGCAGTGATACAAATGTGAATCAAGTTCTGATTTTTGTCCTTGGGTTTTTTATTGActctttttgttttgcatttatcTTTGCTTCCTATGGCTACATCTTCTCTGCTGTGCTGAGGATCCCATCAGTCCAAGGCAGATATAAAGCTTTCTCTACCTGCACTCCTCACCTGACTGTCTTTTCTTTATTCATCACCACAGGTGTGTTTTCATACATGAGGCCAAAAGCACTTTCTTCCCCCACAGTGGACTTGGTTTCTGCTGTGTTATATACAGTTTTGCCACCAGTTCTTAATCCCATTATTTATAGCCTTAGGAACAAGGACATCCAACTAGCAGTCTGGCAAATACCCAGAAAACTGAAACATCTCATTGCATGA
- the LOC128400454 gene encoding olfactory receptor 14A16-like → MANQSTVTEFLLVGFSSNREEQLFYFVIFLSIYLTALVGNFLITIAVALNHKLHTPMYFFLVNLSLSDICYISATIPKSIAASLSDDKRISFAGCVAQVFLVFTFAGSELALLTIMAYDRYAAICHPLQYELIMNWDACIQMAAASWISSAIHSSLHTIITFRLHFCRSNIIGQYFCDVPQLLKISCTDTKVNQILIIAIGFIVDSFCGGFIFLSYGYIFSAVLRIPSVQGRYKAFSTCIPHLTVFSLFMSTAVFSYMRPKALSSTTMDLLSALLYNVLPPLMNPVIYSFRNKDIQEAVWKIPKRIRSLLA, encoded by the coding sequence ATGGCCAACCAATCTACAGTGACAGAATTTCTTCTGGTGGGGTTTTCCAGTAATCGAGAAGAACAATTGTTTtactttgtgatatttctctccatttatttaACAGCCTTAGTGGGGAATTTCCTAATCACCATTGCTGTTGCCCTGAACCACAAACTCCACACTCCAATGTACTTCTTTCTGGTCAACCTATCATTATCAGACATTTGCTACATCTCAGCCACTATCCCCAAATCCATAGCTGCTTCTTTGTCAGATGACAAAAGGATTTCTTTTGCTGGCTGTGTTGCACAGGTTTTCTTAGTTTTCACTTTTGCAGGTTCTGAGCTTGCCTTGCTCACTATCATGGCTTATGATCGCTATGCTGCAATCTGCCATCCTCTACAGTATGAGCTAATCATGAACTGGGATGCCTGTATCCAAATGGCAGCTGCTTCCTGGATAAGCAGCGCAATCCATTCATCATTACATACCATTATCACTTTCAGGCTACATTTCTGTAGGTCCAATATTATTGGGCAGTATTTCTGTGATGTCCCTCAGTTGCTTAAGATTTCTTGTACTGACACAAAGGTTAACCAAATTTTGATCATTGCCATTGGGTTTATTGTAGATTCATTTTGTGGAGGGTTCATCTTTCTTTCCTATGGCTACATATTCTCTGCTGTGCTGAGAATCCCTTCTGTTCAAGGCAGATATAAAGCTTTCTCTACCTGCATCCCCCACCTGACTGTCTTTTCTTTATTTATGAGCACAGCTGTGTTTTCATACATGAGACCTAAAGCACTTTCTTCTACAACAATGGATTTGCTCTCTGCTTTATTGTATAATGTTTTGCCACCACTAATGAATCCCGTTATTTATAGCTTTAGGAACAAAGACATCCAAGAGGCCGTGTGGAAAATACCGAAAAGAATTAGAAGTCTCCTGGCATGA
- the LOC128398695 gene encoding olfactory receptor 49-like, with product MRNQTRIVTEFILLGFSDTKVDEPVLFTLFFITYTVAMVGNFIIITLVCCENSLHSPMYMFIANLSILEALYTTTVIPKMLVNFMSQRKSISIHSCILQTYIFFSAGSSEFFLLAVMSFDRYLAICNPLRYAAIMTMRLCLQLIAASWMWGFFAVLPPTILIGQLPFCGPNVIKHFFCDVDPLLKLACFDVKKIEIINFVSAALLLLGSLLVTSLSYIFIIGTVLRIPAAKGRQKAFSTCTSHLFVVTLYYGSCIFMYVQPQKNHSLDLNKVVSILNIVVTPLLNPFIYSLRNKKVKEALKHLARRKTSPLIKLRFLKQENGPMHCVVLNNGS from the coding sequence ATGAGGAACCAGACAAGGATTGTAACTGAATTCATCCTCTTAGGTTTCTCTGATACTAAGGTGGATGAACCAGTACTCTTCACTTTATTCTTCATCACCTACACTGTTGCTATGGTAGGCAACTTTATCATTATTACCTTGGTGTGCTGTGAGAACAGCCTTCATAGCCCAATGTACATGTTCATTGCCAACTTGTCTATTTTGGAGGCTCTCTACACCACCACAGTTATCCCCAAAATGCTAGTCAACTTCATGAGTCAGAGAAAATCCATCTCCATCCATAGTTGTATCTTGCAAACCTACATTTTCTTCTCAGCAGGTTCCAGTGAGTTCTTCCTTTTGGCTGTCATGTCATTTGACCGCTATCTTGCCATTTGCAACCCACTGAGATATGCAGCCATCATGACCATGCGCCTTTGCCTCCAGCTTATTGCTGCCTCCTGGATGTGGGGCTTCTTTGCAGTCCTACCACCTACAATCCTGATAGgccagctgccattttgtggACCCAAtgtcattaaacattttttttgtgaTGTTGACCCCTTACTCAAGCTGGCCTGCTTTGATGTAAAGAAGATTGAGATTATTAATTTTGTAAGTGCAGCTTTGCTGCTTCTGGGCTCATTACTGGTGACAAGTTTGTCCTATATCTTCATCATTGGAACAGTGCTTAGGATCCCTGCAGCCAAAGGACGACAGAAAGCATTCTCTACGTGTACTTCTCATCTATTTGTGGTGACACTCTACTATGGGAGTTGCATTTTCATGTATGTTCAGCCACAAAAAAATCACTCTTTAGACCTGAACAAGGTAGTCAGCATACTGAACATAGTGGTAACTCCATTGCTGAACCCTTTCATTTATAGTCTGAGAAACAAGAAAGTCAAGGAGGCCCTGAAACATCTTGCCAGGAGAAAGACTTCCCCCTTAATTAAGCTCAGATTTCTGAAACAGGAAAATGGACCTATGCACTGTGTAGTATTAAATAATGGAAGTTGA
- the LOC128400057 gene encoding olfactory receptor 14A16-like, with amino-acid sequence MTNQSTVTEFLLMGFSSDREEQFFYFVIFLSIYLIVLVGNFLITIAVALNHKLHTPMYFFLVNLSLTDICYISTTIPKSIAASLSDDKRISFAGCVAQVFLVLTFTGSELALLTIMAYDRYVAICHPLQYELIMNRDACIQMAAASWISSPIHSSLHTIITFRLDFCGSNIIGQHFCDVPQLLKISCTDTKVNQILILAIGITGGSFCGGFIFASYGYIFSAVLRIPSVQGRYKVFSTCIPHLTVFSLFMSTAVFSYMRPKALSSTMMDLLSAVLYNVLPPLLNPIIYSFRNKDIQEAVLKIPKGIRSLLA; translated from the coding sequence ATGACCAACCAGTCTACAGTGACAGAATTTCTTCTGATGGGCTTCTCCAGTGACCGAGAAGAACAATTTTTTtactttgtgatatttctctccatttatttaATCGTCTTAGTGGGGAATTTCCTCATCACCATTGCTGTTGCCCTGAACCACAAACTACACACTCCGATGTACTTCTTTCTGGTCAATCTATCATTAACAGATATTTGCTACATCTCAACCACAATCCCCAAATCCATAGCTGCTTCTTTGTCAGATGACAAAAGGATTTCTTTTGCTGGCTGTGTTGCACAGGTTTTCTTAGTTTTGACCTTTACAGGTTCTGAGCTTGCCTTGCTCACTATCATGGCTTATGATCGCTATGTTGCAATCTGCCATCCTTTACAGTATGAGCTAATCATGAACAGGGATGCCTGCATCCAAATGGCAGCTGCTTCCTGGATAAGCAGCCCAATCCATTCATCATTACATACCATTATCACTTTCAGGCTAGATTTCTGTGGGTCCAATATTATTGGGCAGCATTTCTGTGATGTCCCTCAGTTGCTTAAGATTTCTTGTACTGACACTAAAGTTAACCAAATTTTGATTCTTGCCATTGGAATTACTGGAGGTTCATTTTGTGGAGGGTTCATCTTTGCTTCCTATGGCTACATATTCTCTGCTGTGCTGAGAATCCCTTCTGTTCAAGGCAGATATAAAGTTTTCTCTACCTGCATCCCCCACCTGACTGTCTTTTCTTTATTTATGAGCACAGCTGTGTTTTCATACATGAGACCTAAAGCACTTTCTTCAACAATGATGGATTTGCTCTCTGCTGTATTGTATAATGTTTTGCCACCCTTACTGAATCCTATTATTTATAGCTTTAGGAACAAAGACATCCAAGAGGCCGTATTGAAAATACCAAAAGGAATTAGAAGTCTCCTAGCATGA
- the LOC128398696 gene encoding olfactory receptor 14I1-like — MSNESTITEFLLLGFSEVREIQLVYFVIFLLIYMAALLGNILILVAVVTDPHLHNPMYFFLANLSVMDLGYISVTILKAMANCLMNTRLISYSECIAQVFFLFFFMASDFFLLTVMAYDRYVAICDPLHYETVVNKEACIQMVTSTWISGLLYATLHTGATFAVPFCSNTINQFFCEIPQLLKLSCSDLYLVEAVALGLSACLGLGCFSFIVVSYVEIFKTVFRIPSAQSRDKAFSTCIPHLSVVSLFLFTGIFANLKPTSNSLAGLDSSVAMAYCVLPPLMNPIIYSMRNKEIKAVLGKIYGRSWKKHTKGKCGCIGLWHNMQTGTSTP, encoded by the coding sequence ATGTCCAATGAAAGCACCATTACAGAATTCCTCCTCTTGGGTTTCTCTGAAGTTCGGGAGATACAGCTTGTATATTTTGTGATCTTTCTACTGATCTATATGGCAGCATTGTTAGGGAACATCCTCATCCTTGTGGCTGTGGTCACAGATCCCCATCTTCACaatcccatgtacttcttcctggcAAATTTGTCTGTTATGGACCTTGGGTACATCTCAGTCACAATACTAAAAGCCATGGCTAACTGTCTCATGAACACCAGGTTGATATCTTATTCGGAGTGCATCGCTCaagtcttctttctctttttcttcatgGCATCAGACTTTTTCCTCCTCACAGTCATGGCGTATGACCGGTATGTTGCCATTTGTGACCCATTGCATTATGAAACAGTAGTGAATAAGGAAGCCTGCATCCAAATGGTGACTAGtacatggatcagtggtctcCTTTATGCAACATTACACACTGGAGCCACCTTTGCTGTTCCTTTCTGTTCCAACACCATCAATCAGTTCTTCTGTGAGATACCTCAACTACTTAAGCTCTCCTGTTCTGACTTGTACCTTGTTGAAGCTGTGGCTCTGGGCTTGAGTGCATGTCTAGGACTCGGCTGCTTCAGTTTCATAGTTGTGTCCTATGTGGAGATCTTCAAAACAGTGTTCAGAATTCCTTCGGCACAGAGTAGAGACAAAGCCTTCTCTACTTGCATTCCTCATCTCAGCGTTGTCTCCTTATTTCTTTTCACTGGCATCTTCGCCAACCTAAAACCAACTTCCAACTCACTGGCGGGTCTGGACAGTTCAGTTGCCATGGCTTACTGTGTCCTTCCCCCACTGATGAATCCAATAATTTATAGCATGAGAAACAAGGAGATCAAAGCAGTGTTGGGGAAAATCTATGGCAGATCCTGGAAAAAGCATACCAAAGGAAAATGTGGCTGTATAGGTCTGTGGCATAATATGCAAACAGGAACATCTACTCCCTGA